The Fischerella sp. PCC 9605 genome includes the window CAAAAAGTAACGACGGGGCGAAAATCTGGAGTGTTATTCTCCATAGCCAGGGCGATTCGGATCTCGATAAGCAGTGGTTTGTTGGCGTTTCCTGCCAGCTAAACCAGCCAGCCCAAATAGACCAATCAATCCTAACCAGCCCCAATCAAAATCGTTATCTTCATAAATTCCTTCACGCTCAATTTCAACTTGAGCGGAAGCGGGCAGAGTTAAGGGCGCAACTATCATACTTAATGTGAGAATGCCAGCGCCAATAATTTGAGACAATCTTGAGTATTTCATAGTTAAAGT containing:
- a CDS encoding WGxxGxxG family protein — translated: MKYSRLSQIIGAGILTLSMIVAPLTLPASAQVEIEREGIYEDNDFDWGWLGLIGLFGLAGLAGRKRQQTTAYRDPNRPGYGE